Genomic window (Syngnathus typhle isolate RoL2023-S1 ecotype Sweden linkage group LG4, RoL_Styp_1.0, whole genome shotgun sequence):
GCTCGTGACTGCAGGCCCCGCCCGCACGAGGACGAGCACTGGCGGCAGCACACCCAAAGACCAGAAGAAAAGTCATTTGCGTTCCCACACCtcaagcgggcgggcgggcgggcgggcgggcaggagACAACATCAGAAGCCGTGGAGTAGCTCCAGAAGGCCACTTTGCCAGTCAAAAAAGAGCAGCGCACAAAAtcccgctcgctcgcccgcccgccggcgTACTGCGTGAGGCGCACCGTACCTTGGACCATTGGGCCGTCTTCCACTCGAAGCAGCGCGAGTGGTCCTGGCAGGGTTCCTGGTGGGCGGGCCGCGTCAGCGCATCGCAGCGCCCTCCGGCGGCGGCGTGGCCGCACGTGACGTTGCGgttgcgctggcccgtgccgcAGCCCTCCGAGCACTGAAACGCCAAGGAGGCTGCTTCAAGACTCACTGAGGCAAGCCAATCCCACCAGCCAAATCTTGCACGCCGTCAATTGCATAAGAAACCTTGCAAGGAACCAGGCCCCAGGAccactgctttgtttttttttcacctgtgACCACTCGGAGGCTTCCCAGACACTGAGGCAGAGGCGGCCCTCACAGGTCTGCAGGGTCGGCGGGCGGGGCCCCGGGCAGCGGCCCATGCCATCACCGTCGTCTCCGCCGTCGCCACCGTTGTCCTCTTCCCACGACGCGTTGCGGGGCTGCTGCGCGCAGGCCACGCGGCGCCGCTGCGTGCCAGGGCCGCACGTGGCCGAGCACGGGCCCCACTGGCCTGCCAGCCACCTGAAGCGCAAAGTTCAGCCAAAGAAGCTCGGCGTCACGCCACGGTGTTTTGATTGGAAACGTTCAGGCGACAGATTAGGACACCAAACTGGTTTGATTGAGCAGCATCGAACCAGTCGGTGGCAGTGGTGCAAGCGCATACCGGTAGAGGCAGGCTTGAGGGTTGCACAGCTCGACTCGCGGCGGCGGCCGACGGTCGGGCCGACAGAAAGAATGGTCCACCGCCTCCGTGGACTGGTTGGCCAGACGGGCGCACGACACCGTCGTCCTCCTCTCGCCTGCGCAGATCAAAGGCAGCCAGTCCAGACAGAGGAAGTGCCACAACCCCCCGTACCTAGCCCGCCCACCAACCCACCTGCGCCTCCGCTGGCCAGTGGCCACCACGACCTGCCGGCCAGCTGGCGCTGTCAAAGTTGCCGAGCTTTGGTTCTCAGCTTTCGTACCTCCTCCGCATTGCGCTGTGCAGGCCTTCCAGCTGCTGTGCATCCAGATGTAGACACGCTGCTGCATTGTTGccttgtcgtcgtcgtcgtcgtcgtcatggtgctgcggcggcggcggcggcggcggcgcttgcGAGGGTTTGCGCCGTTGCGATGCGTTGAGGGCCAAGGTGTACTCGTAGCGAATGCCGTACGTCTGGTCGTGGAACAGAAGCACCTGGCAGGCACAGGCAGGCACAGGCAGGCACAGGCATGCGGCGCCGGCCGGCGGCGGCCATTCAAGTGGCGTCATTGGGATGCTCCACGTGGCAATTCAAAGGCTTTTGCTCAAGCCTCTGTCTCGGGCAAAGGAGAGCCATCAGCACGACAATGGATCTTTTGGATGTGTCGCGAGCTACCATGAGGTGCAGCGGGGCGCGCGTGGGGCCCCTGGCCGACATTTTTTCCCACAGTCCTCTCCTGACGTATCTGACGGTGGTGCCGGCCACGTGGAATTCTCCCGGCAGTTCAATCTTCCAGTCGCTGTTGATGGACTTGCCGGTGCCGCCGGTGCCGTCCTTCAGGGCTGAGCgcaagggggagggaggggacaGTTTGGCTCCAGCTTCCATCATGCCACTCAAGAGACACAacaagcaagaaaaaaacaatctcttGGAGGAATCTTTTCCCTCCAAAAAAGAAAGCAATTGACACAATGAGCCAAAAGAGCTGGCATTTCTCAAAAGTCAGTAGAAAGGTCAGAGAGGAGGAAACTTGCACATGCGTTGATTTCCTGAACGCCAGGCACAAGGAAAAGTAGTGAAAGAAAACGGAGCCCTTTTGAAGGAAGAAGGAACGCTTGGCCTAACCCTCCGTCCGCTCCCTTTCTTACCCAGAAAGCTGTGCGAAGGTTTGTCCTCCACCACTTTGATCCTTTGCGCTCCGGCAGGAATGACAACCGCCTCCACGTAGcctgacgcacgcacgcacacacacacacacacgcacacacacgcgcacacacacacacacacacacacacacgctgaaaAGACGCAAACGGTCGCCGCCATGCCGCCAGCAAGCAGCTTGTTGGCCAGCTGCCATTTTCTTTCTAGCCACCAATGGGGAGAGTGTTCTGGCCAGCCATGTCCTACCCATGCCTCCGCTGCGGTTGAAGTCTCCCCTGACGACGGTACACGATCGGCCGTCCCCGTTACAAACGCCGCAAGCGTCTTCTTTGGACGGAGACCCGATGACGCCGTCGCAGCCGATTTTCTGAGCCCGCCCACGACAAAGAAAGACAGCGAGAAGCTCGTCAGAGTTGGCAAAAGGCGGCAGATCGCTTCTGGGAAGGAAAGCGCTTTGGACCGAAATGCGCTTTGCACACCTGACACCTGCCGTTGACGCACAGGTCGGCCTCGTAGGGTCCGCACGGCGTCCCGTCCACCACCCTCTCCGCCATCAGCACGGCCACGTCGCGACCCACCGGAGTGCAGAACAACACGCAAGGTTTCTCtgagtgcaaacacacacacacacacacacacacacacacacacacattaagcaTGAAACATACACACAGAAAATGTGCAATCACACATGCACAATACGCACACCCAATcaatgtaacacacacacacacaaaatgttgGTCACAAAGACACACTCAGACGCAATGCGGGCCAGGCTTTTGCGCATGccagcgagcgagtgagcgagcgagcgagcgtcacCGTCGTTGACGACGGCAGTTAGCACATCGCTCTTGGTCTTGCCGGCGTGCCGGTCGTAGGACAAACACTGAAGGTCTCTGAAGCTCGGCGCTCCCTTTGGGCACGGAGGACCTTCGCAGGCTTTGTGCTCCACGCTGCCCTTCTGGCAGGGATGTCCGCCCGGACCGGgcctgccacacacacacacacacacacaatagtgGCTTAAAGAGCAGGTCGTGGTGGCGACTGGCCAGCGGAGGCGCAGGTGGGCTACGTACGGGGGGTTGTCGCACTTCCTCTGTCTGAACTGGACTCCGGTGGCGCAGGTGCGACTGCACATGCTCCACGGGCTCCAAGGACTCCAGTCACCGTCCACGTGCTGTGGGATCGGGGTCTTACTCACGCACTGCCCTGCGCGGCACCActgacacacacgtgcacacgggCGGGTTAAACACTCtctcacacacgcgcgcgcacacacacacacacacacacacacacacacacacacacacgcacacacacccacactgtCCTGTACAGGCACACACATGCGCGGCACCTTGTCCGGTCCACACTGAGTCCCGTCCAGGGGAGGGTCCAATTTGGTCTTGCAGGAGGCATCGCCGCCCACCAGGCACCACAAGCCGGCGCACATCAGATGCTAGGGGAGGGACAGCCGGTCACAGCCTGTGCGAGCAAAAGAAGgtgccgtgcgtgcgtgcgtgcgtgcgtgcgtgcgtgcgtgcgtgcgagcgcgCTACCTCCATGTCGGAGCAGAAGGTGGCGTTGGTTCCAAAGAGGATCTGACACTGCTCGTCCGCGCTGTAATGCATCCCGGGCAGCTTGTGAGGGAGGCGCAGCTGGTAGCGACTCCCGGGCTCCGTGTGCACCAGACAGCCGCTGGACTTGGACCTGACGCCGAGACGCACGGGCCGCGTCCCAATTCAGAGCCCGCCgctaccgccgccgccgccgccacatcCATTGTGTCTACTAAGCTCACCCGAGGAACTTGCCAAGGTCGTCGCGGCTGCAGGGCGACCAGGACAGGTCGCTAGGGTTGCGTCCCTTCAGCCACTCGCCGGACATGATGTAGGCGCGGCCGCTGCAGGAGGCGTGCTCGTCGTCGTGGCTCATACCCATGCTAGCGGTGGCGACGGCACACGCAGCGGGTGAGGCGGCTCAAGGAAGCTGAGACggacactcgctcgctcgctcgctcgctcactcacttgtGTCCCAGCTCGTGCGCCACCGTGAAGGCCAAGTTGAGGCCGTTGTCCTCGGCCAGCacgcatttgcgtttggcgctGCACGCGCCGCCCAGGTAGGCCATACCTTGCCAAACAAAGGCCCTGTTAGCCACGCGCTAACGAGCGATttgagaggaagaaaattcagaaaGACTGTGACGCCGCCGAAAAACACACGTATGGGAAATGAGGCCACAAAAGCGTGCGCCCTGAAGTGGCTGGCTTACCAACGGTATCACACGGTTCCTCCTTATGCACGCAGAAGTCTGTCCTGAAAAGCGCAAAACAGCAATTGTGGCACAAGTTCCATGGCGTCACCAGGCAAAGTCCTGCATTTGTTGTCCCGCCGAGGCATAGCGCTggctccctgctgaagaaagctAACGGAAAGGGTGCCGTGGTCGCGCGGCACTTGCGCTCCCTCCCTGTCCATCGACCCACCTGGTGACCAGCACGGCGGCGTCCACGGGCGGGACTTGATGGCGTCCTCCGGGAAGGCGGTTGCTCCCCGGGTAGCGTGGCGGCGGCCCTCCGAACTCTTGCTGCTGCCAGTGGCAGAAGCTCTCCAGGGAGCGCTGGCCGTGGTGGCCCACCTTCAGCTTCTCCTaacggaacacacacacacacagcgctaCAGGGAAGCGAGCCTTCCCATCCCAGATGAGCGCGGGCGGCGGGCGATATGGGAGCGGGAAGGTTCCGTGCGAGCTTTGCGAGGTCGCGGGAGGTCGGCGCTGGCCGTCGTCGACACTCACGGGGCGGCTGTGGAGCAGAACCAACTTTGTGACCCGGATGTTGATCCTCACGCCCAGACTTTGGTGCTGGAACATGTTGTACACCTGACACACACGCGCCGACAGGAAGCCTTGAGAGCGAGTGGCGGGCgggccggcgggcgggcgggcggctgcCTGGCTGTGAccagagcttttcagcaggaGCTAAGGCGTCAGCGCTGGCCGAGGGAGCGGCTCGCCACAACTCTGCTCACCATGTTCATGACGGTCAACAAGAACCTCTTGGCGGCGTCGGCTCCGTGGTAGCGGACCATGCTGGAGTCGGCCACCAGCAGCGTTTCCAGCGTGTAGGCGTCCCGGGCGCCCACGGCCGCGCGCCTGCCTCGACCGTCCTCGCTCGCCTCGGAAGCGGCCCGCTTCTTCTCATCTGCCGAGGCACAGGTGAGGTggtgcggggcggggcggggcgaggCGCCAGGCCCACACGCCGTCGGCAGTCAAATGAATGGCTCTGGCACGGCTGGCCCTATGATGGactctttgcttttgttttgcttttttccgtCACCAAAGGACGATTGCCGAGAGAACCTTTTGAAAGGAGCGTTTCTTCAAAAAAGGACTCGCCAGACCCCTGACCTAACGGAACCATACGCGCACTCGCTTGTGAACATGTGGAATGCATTAAGAGCGTGCGCGGTCTCGGCTGCGAGGGCTCGTGTAACGTTTGCCGCTCGGCTTCATGAATGTGCACGAGGGACGACGGCGCTGAGCGTCTGTGTGCGTGCtgtttccaaaaacaagatGTCAAGATGTCACGTTGTGTTCAAAAGCTGAAGTGCGCTTCAACATTGGAGACCCAATTTGTGTGCTTCCCATGCACGTCGCCTGCGGCCCTTTCTGCCCATGCCCGTCCAGCGCAAGAGTTGAGAGCGGCAAACCTGGCCATTCCGCTGCGTCAGCGGCGTCCCGACCAtaccggcgccggcggcggcgcagaAGCCCATGTTTGATTCCCGAGAGCCACCCCGGGGAAGTGGTGTTCTGTCGCCGCTGCCGCTCGTCCCCCTCCAGCGGCCGCACCAAAAGAACTTCGCCGTCCACATGCACCAGGCCTGTCTGGAACAGAAAACCAGGTAGGAGATACAGAGTTGAAGCCCCCTCAAAAAATGATGCATTCGTATCACTTGCCAGACACTTGTTTACTGTACGTTTTCTTTGCGACCGGGCCGGGCCGACGAATGAATCCCCCGCCATATCGGTCACGCCCGAGTCACCGCCTTGAGCGCATGCGCACGTACCAGGCCTCCGCAGGCCGTGACGGACACCGACGAGCCGGGTCGCTCCAGAACGGAGCCCGAGTAGAGGCAGAGCTGGTCGCGCTCCACTCGCACGCCGGCGGCTCGCCCGGCGGCCCGTCGTTCCTCCACCAGCAGGTGACTCCCCAGCAGGCCGCCGCTTCTGCTGACGTCGAGCCGGAGGTTCCGGCCGAACGCCGCCAGCGACACCAGCAGGCGGTCCGGGTGGCCGGGCGCCGTCAGCAGCTCGGGGATCACCTCCGCGGATTCCTCAGAATCCCCGTCCACGCCAACCACCGCCGCTGTGCAAAAAGCGCCTCGTCCAAATCATTACGTTGCAGTAGTCTTCAATGATCATGATAAAGGCTGCTAATCGGACATGCACATTTGCACTATTGGTGAGGAAAGGCGAGCCTACCCGACCACAAATTGGGAAAAGTGTGCTTGTCGTTGCACTTTGGACAGCAAAGAAAGTGTTTGGAAAAATCGGCACATGAGCAAACGACACATTTTGGATGAATGCGAGCCCCTATTTACATTCCTGAAGCAGAAGAGATTGGTACAACAGTTGGGGTGCCAACAACCCGCCGCCCCGTttggcgggagggagggagggacaagGAAGGCGCTAACAGGGAAATGAGATGAGCCCCGCTCTTATTTTTGCATCGACCCATTAGACTGCCCATGTCATCTGGCCAGCAGAATAAAACTAAACCAAATCAAGATGCTACGCGACGGCTTGGAAGCAATTTCGAAGATTCGACAGAGATTGTTGAAGGAGAGAAGCTGCTGACAtccgtcagtcagtcagtcagtcagtcagtcaagtcagtcagtcagtcagtccgtcAATCAATCGGGTCGGCGGCCGGAATTGGACttttgctctcagtctcgaCTCATGACTGGACGCAAAATGGGCGGGCGCCTAGGAGAAAGCAGTGGAGGTCGACCACGCACGCGTATTTAAGACACAGTCAAGTCGGCACAGACAGCGAGCCGAAAAGGTTCCTTCGGCCCAAAGTATTTGCACTCCGGCCGGCCAGCGGTGCACTCGAGATCGCACacgcaaggcaaggcaaggcaaggcaaggcaacttACCGGACACTTCCGCGCACAACAGCGCCACCAGCAGGCGCACCACGCGGCCGCTGCGCATGCCGAGGCCAAGAACCGGACTGGGACCGGCAGCAGAGCCGCTCGCGTCGACCGCGAGCAGATCCGGGACTCGGACTTACGTCGTCGGACCGGCTGGCAGAAGCGTGAGGGCgccacacttttctttttttcttccccaaaaGTGGATCAAATCGGGTTGACCGAGGACACGCCCGCCCGCGCAGGCCGGCTCCGCCTTAATCCGATACCATTGGTCTGTTTCGACTTCACGGAGGAGAGAGCCGCCTCTCATTGGCCGACAAGGCTGTCAGTTAGAGCGGGGCGGGAAGTGAAACCTTACACATGGTCGGTCTGCGGTGGGACGGGATGGGATCCGGTCGCGTCGCGTCGGGTCGGGTTGGGGGGGGAGCCGGTCTTGTGCCAGCGCGTGCACAGCTGATCCAATTGTTTTGGATTGTATTTgttacaacaaaaaagaaatgctaACGGCCGTCTTCTTTTAATCAACTTTTGTAGCTGTGGCGCCGTTAGGCCTCTTCTTTTTCCAGCTTCTGTCACTTGGTCCGTTACACTTCTTTTCTgcatttttgcttctttttagtGACTTCGACAAAATGTTCAAGATGATCACTTCCCAACCAAAATTCAAAACGAAGCAATTTCCTTTTCAAGTATAATGTGTTTTATGACATCCAATACAAAAAGAAAGCATTTCCTTCTTTTAGTGCATGttttggaaaaaacaaacaaaagtacaTGCTAAAAATAAAGTGTAAACATTGACACGATAGGCAAAAAAGTTTTGGTTGCAGGTTTTTGTGAGCGACTCCATTCATCTACGAGCCTGCGCGTGCTGCTTCTTCACGTGATGGACGcaccagagggggggggggggggggggggggggagggggcaacCTGGCTGTCGCCTGCTTGACCCAAGCAAACAGCGATACTGACACCACTGTATCCATCGCTTCGCGCTAgtatcgatccgatatcgataccgacTTGGTATGGCGGGGCCGCCCCAAGCCAGCCGCAAAGCTCCTCCCCTCCCTTGGAGTTTTGGGCGAAAATGAGCCATTCGGGAAATGTAGAAAACATGTGGTGGCTTGGAGTGTTTTCAATCAATCGAGAAAGGATGATGGGCACCAGGTAGTAGAAATAGGACTTCACCTGGACATATTtagccagaaaaaaaatggaaaataaggAAATGGTGTGAATTTTAGGGAAGGTGAAAAACAATTTGAGGTTGCAATGCGTTGACAACTTCGGACGGAATAAATGGGGCTTttattgtgtgagtgtgtgtgtgtggggggggcgatttggaaatgtggaaaatattttggagttggggagGGTTCAGGCAGTACAGCAATGTTGAAGGGGAAGAATTTGTTTCATGGGGCCATACGGGCACTTGGTGCTTCAACATAAATAAGGAATTAAAACAACCAAGCAGGAGTACATTTGAAAGTAGCCAAGATGGAAACAAGCGGACAGGAGAAAAGGTGGAAGAAGACGTTGCCAACGAGTGGAACATAATCAATGTGGAACGGGATTGCAGCCTGGAAggggcgcacacacactcagcagTGTGGACGTGGTGACTTTCTGGCATAAGTTGAGGTTGCAAAAGATGTGCAAGTTGCTGCCATTGGCTGGTGTCcctcgatgactgctgggaaagGCTCCGGCACGCCCGCGAGCACCTTTAGGCCACGTTTTCCCAAAAGATTAGGAGGAGGTAGGCCTGGAGACCAGGCTCCAGATTGGCCACCATCCGGTCGGGGGACGACCAAACCCAACTGACGACCGAGtgacagtgagtgagtgagcgagcgagcgagcgagcgaaacATGACCGACGTCAAAGTCGTCCCTGTGCGTTTGCGTTGCCGGCAGCGCAACAGGATGAGCGGGTAGCCGGGTCACCGCCGCCGTCCGGCAATGGGCGGAaaccaggaggaggaggaggaggaaggcgcACTCTGCATCCTTCCCTCGCTGGCTCCGCTCACAAAAACGCCGGTCCGCCACGGGGCCAGCGAGCCTAGTTTGTCTAACGCCACGgggacctcctccagggactcggCCGAGTCGGAGTGGTACTCGGCGGGAGGGGCGGTGGCCCGGACCGGCGGCGAGGGCGGGAGGCCCTGGTGTAGGCGGGGGGGCCTGGCAACGGGCGGGCCCGGTAGCCACGCGCCCGCTCGTTCTGATGAACAACGAGCGTCTGGACCAGCATCTGCCACAACTGCACCGTGTCCGCCCATCTTCCTCTTCTTATTTGTTGTCATCGTGTTGTGGGAAAagaccaacacacacaaacacacacacacagatagtaGGAAAcacaatttcgatctctttgtaggtcttgacatgtgaagaaattgacaataaagcagactttgacacgCACGCGCACTCAACTCTCTGGCTCGAGTTGACCAACGagtttttttttgaaatatttgctgaaGTTGCCGTAATCTCCTTCAGAGAGGCAATTCATCCAGGACTCAACAACGGATCCATTCTCAAAGGAATCGATATTTACCTTTTGTGCGGCGTACGGGCACTGTGCCGTGTGGTGCTGCATGGAGATTGTGGGCGGGGCATTTGGCTCCGCAAACGGGCTAGCCGCAGCCCTCGGATCGCCCACCAGCcttacgacacacacacacacacaaaattggtCGACAGCGTCGTCGCAGCCGTTAGGCTAGGGAAGCGAGAGGGGGTCCTACCGCTCGCGCCGCTCATCCAGCTGAGGCCGGGTGTAGCCCGGCGTTTCCGAGTCGTCCGTTCCCTGACAACAACACGGTCGTCGTCACATAAGCGAGGCGGCAAACAAAGCAAAGGCCCGaccggcggcggcgccgcgttACCTCGGAGCGGCCGGACGCTCGGGCGGCGTGCTTGACGCCGTCCGGGCTTGTCGTTTGTCTTCCGTCCTGGCGGTGGCGCTGGCGCACGATGTACTCGTACGTGCTCAACCTGTTCCACACTCCAATATGCACGCCATACAAGTCACGCTTCCAGAGCGGGGCTTCAAGCGCCGTCACGCGCCATTGAGCGCCACACGTGTGCCGCCGCGCCCACTTACTGAGATAGAAGTGGAAGAGCAGCAGGTGGCAGAGGAGCACGCAAGCGAGCAACGCCAGCGCTCCCGTGACGGCGGCCAGCGCCGGCACCGCCGACGGGAACGGCGACGTCGTCCGGTTGGGGGCTGAGCGGGAAGAGGAGCGAGCGCGGCGCTTAGCGAGCCAACAGTtaccgtggcggcggcggcggcgggcccaCTCACCCCGGGAGTGTTTGTCGGGCTCCCAGAAGAACCGGATCAGCACGTAGGACGAAACGGCCAGGAGGACGCACACGCCCAACACGGCCGACACCACGCTGTACAGGAACAACCTGGCCGTGGCCACAGGTTAGAGGGCGTGTTTTGCAAGTGGCTGGCTAGCAGGTTGCGAGCGCAagacggcgggcgggcgggcgactgACTTGTAATTTCTGCTTCCCACACAGTTGTTGAGCCAGCGACAGTGATGATCAAAGTCGGCCACGCATTTGTTACACGCGCTGCAGTGTTTGGACTTGGGCCCTCTGAAACAAACGCCGCACACATTGGCCCAGTGCAGACAGAATGGAAGAAGCCCGAACGAAGTGAAATGAAATGCAAAACGAAATGGCAGGCAGCGACACCCAAATGGAACGGAGGCGCCCCAAATCCGTTTCGGCGCCAGCGGCCCAGAGAATCCAGAGCCAAGCGAACCTCCAGCTTCAAGCCAACAGCTAAGGAATTGCAAGGCGACGCAATCTCCAGGATCCAAACGGGGCCGCGTCATGTGATGCAAGCAAGCGCACGGAAGCGTGCGGCGCGCCACTCACACGTCCACCTGGCAGAGGTAGCAGTGGCAGTTCTCAATGACGTGGGCACGTTTGGAGCGGTCCAAGACGGGAAGCGGCCCTTGGAGGCTCTTGGCTCGGACGTTGCGGTCGGCCGGGTCCACGCTAGCCGCCATGACGTGAGTGCACAGGTGGCACGCAAACATCACGCCGGTGCACTGAGCGGCGCATCGGGAAGCTTCACGCAAGGTTGGTGAGTCAcctggcgagcgagcgagcgagcgagcgagcgcacgcaagcgagcgagcaagcaagGATACGATGTAGCCGGCCGGCGTCCAGTGGGCGGGCAGCAGCGGCACAAGGACGCCCAGGCCCACTACGGCAAAGTAGGCGTAGAGGAGCCAGGCCAGCATCTGAAAGGGATGAGGAGGCCAGCTCCAGCCGTTGGTGCGCGAGCAGGCCggggggccgccgccgccgccgcgcccgTCGTCCACGCCTCCCGCCGGCGCCGTGCGGTTGGGAGTCTTTGCGCACGCGTCCATCCTGCGCGTCGCGCGGGCGGGTCAGCCGGCCGGACGGCCGGCCGCGTTAGCTCATCGCCCCTCAGACGACTGGCATGCCGACTCGGCTCGTCTGCTtgagcccgccgccgccgccgccgccgccgccgccgtccgtTAAATCGGTCGGACAGCTTGCGTGCGTCGCTTGAGCCGACGAAGCCCAACTTGGTAACAAACAAGATAGAAATAAATAGATTCATTGCTTTGGACAAACATCTCGGCCGGCGCCAAGCCAACACAGTTTGACGAGGCGCGTTGCTCAGTGCGAAAAGTGCAGACGAGTAAATCCTCCATCAATcagcaaaaagaaaatatcGCCGGCCGCTCACCTTTCAACCCACGCGAGCGGGACCCATCTGACGGATGGCGCTGGTGGGCCACATCAACCCCAACTCAAGCTCGTTCGCCGGCCGTCGGGGGCTCTTGGCCAGGTCCGGTGCTCCGGTAAGTCTAGTCCGGTCCGGTCCGATCCGATCCGGACGACACAGAGCGTTGCGGGCCTCCCGGTCGGTGGGAATGTAAGCCCGGCCGCGGCTATAGGGCAACGCGAGCGGGCGGCTAACTAGTCCGCAGCTCGAGCCCGCAGCTGATCCACGGGCGGGCAGGTACGAGCGTCACCGTGCTAGCGAGCCGAATCCCCGACCCCCGCTAAACAAAACGAGATGGGCTGCGTGTGGCCGCCATCTTGAAGCGGGGCTCCCGCTACGGTCACGCCCACAGACACGAAGGCGCTCAGATCCGAGATTGCCACTGGCGGCTGGACGCGAcccaccgcaccgcaccgcctCTGTTCGCCCTTATTGGCTGCTGCATCTGGGGAGGCCGCGCCCCCTCCGGCTTCCCAGCCGCTCGTAGTTTCTGTGGCAACGCCAAGAGCGCTCCCTATTGGCCGGCTACTCCTTGCCCCGCCCCCAAACTTGAGCGAGAGACGAGTGACGTCGTGGTGTGATGAATCGTTATGACCagcagggggggagggggcgtaTAACCAAAGTTGTAGTAGTATTGCCATTAACCTAATTCAAACTCAGTAAATTCATAATATCATCAAATCAACGAAAAAGGAACATTTAACAAAAGTCAATAAGTAATAACCTTGGTAAATCAACAAAGCCATTGGTCAATTAAAAGCTCAAGAATATTGTCAAATAAATACCACTGGTAATAAATACACTCCtatttcaacaacaacaaaagttcaTCAATTAGTGTGCAATGCCATCAATGAAAGTACACCATTAACTCAAAATAACTATTTATGTGTTCGGAACTTTGTTTGCAGACGGAGTGCTAGAAAAGACTTTTGCCTTCCTACATTTGAAGTCTGAGCATTGTCGCAACAACTGTGATCAATTCCTACGTCTGCGAGTGGGCAAAACGGCACAGCCCGGATGGGCGGGGCTGCCTCCGGAGGCGTATGCAC
Coding sequences:
- the adamts17 gene encoding A disintegrin and metalloproteinase with thrombospondin motifs 17; the protein is MRSGRVVRLLVALLCAEVSAAVVGVDGDSEESAEVIPELLTAPGHPDRLLVSLAAFGRNLRLDVSRSGGLLGSHLLVEERRAAGRAAGVRVERDQLCLYSGSVLERPGSSVSVTACGGLTGLVHVDGEVLLVRPLEGDERQRRQNTTSPGWLSGIKHGLLRRRRRRYGRDAADAAEWPDEKKRAASEASEDGRGRRAAVGARDAYTLETLLVADSSMVRYHGADAAKRFLLTVMNMVYNMFQHQSLGVRINIRVTKLVLLHSRPEKLKVGHHGQRSLESFCHWQQQEFGGPPPRYPGSNRLPGGRHQVPPVDAAVLVTRTDFCVHKEEPCDTVGMAYLGGACSAKRKCVLAEDNGLNLAFTVAHELGHNMGMSHDDEHASCSGRAYIMSGEWLKGRNPSDLSWSPCSRDDLGKFLGSKSSGCLVHTEPGSRYQLRLPHKLPGMHYSADEQCQILFGTNATFCSDMEHLMCAGLWCLVGGDASCKTKLDPPLDGTQCGPDKWCRAGQCVSKTPIPQHVDGDWSPWSPWSMCSRTCATGVQFRQRKCDNPPPGPGGHPCQKGSVEHKACEGPPCPKGAPSFRDLQCLSYDRHAGKTKSDVLTAVVNDEKPCVLFCTPVGRDVAVLMAERVVDGTPCGPYEADLCVNGRCQKIGCDGVIGSPSKEDACGVCNGDGRSCTVVRGDFNRSGGMGYVEAVVIPAGAQRIKVVEDKPSHSFLALKDGTGGTGKSINSDWKIELPGEFHVAGTTVRYVRRGLWEKMSARGPTRAPLHLMVLLFHDQTYGIRYEYTLALNASQRRKPSQAPPPPPPPQHHDDDDDDDKATMQQRVYIWMHSSWKACTAQCGGGERRTTVSCARLANQSTEAVDHSFCRPDRRPPPRVELCNPQACLYRWLAGQWGPCSATCGPGTQRRRVACAQQPRNASWEEDNGGDGGDDGDGMGRCPGPRPPTLQTCEGRLCLSVWEASEWSQCSEGCGTGQRNRNVTCGHAAAGGRCDALTRPAHQEPCQDHSRCFEWKTAQWSKCSSSCGRGLQSRAVQCMHKVTGRHGDACPPGARPPTYRPCRAEGDCRREGHRVDGNTITSPRLAALTYKCSGDQWPVYCHVIREKNLCRDMRWYQRCCQTCRDFYAGGTSPAAAAPGPSDGR
- the zdhhc1 gene encoding palmitoyltransferase ZDHHC1 isoform X3; protein product: MDACAKTPNRTAPAGGVDDGRGGGGGPPACSRTNGWSWPPHPFQMLAWLLYAYFAVVGLGVLVPLLPAHWTPAGYICTGVMFACHLCTHVMAASVDPADRNVRAKSLQGPLPVLDRSKRAHVIENCHCYLCQVDVGPKSKHCSACNKCVADFDHHCRWLNNCVGSRNYKLFLYSVVSAVLGVCVLLAVSSYVLIRFFWEPDKHSRAPNRTTSPFPSAVPALAAVTGALALLACVLLCHLLLFHFYLMWNRLSTYEYIVRQRHRQDGRQTTSPDGVKHAARASGRSEGTDDSETPGYTRPQLDERRERLVGDPRAAASPFAEPNAPPTISMQHHTAQCPYAAQKKRKMGGHGAVVADAGPDARCSSERAGAWLPGPPVARPPRLHQGLPPSPPVRATAPPAEYHSDSAESLEEVPVALDKLGSLAPWRTGVFVSGASEGRMQSAPSSSSSSWFPPIAGRRR
- the zdhhc1 gene encoding palmitoyltransferase ZDHHC1 isoform X2, which produces MDACAKTPNRTAPAGGVDDGRGGGGGPPACSRTNGWSWPPHPFQMLAWLLYAYFAVVGLGVLVPLLPAHWTPAGYICTGVMFACHLCTHVMAASVDPADRNVRAKSLQGPLPVLDRSKRAHVIENCHCYLCQVDVGPKSKHCSACNKCVADFDHHCRWLNNCVGSRNYKLFLYSVVSAVLGVCVLLAVSSYVLIRFFWEPDKHSRGEWARRRRRHGNCWLAKRRARSSSRSAPNRTTSPFPSAVPALAAVTGALALLACVLLCHLLLFHFYLMWNRLSTYEYIVRQRHRQDGRQTTSPDGVKHAARASGRSEGTDDSETPGYTRPQLDERRERLVGDPRAAASPFAEPNAPPTISMQHHTAQCPYAAQKRKMGGHGAVVADAGPDARCSSERAGAWLPGPPVARPPRLHQGLPPSPPVRATAPPAEYHSDSAESLEEVPVALDKLGSLAPWRTGVFVSGASEGRMQSAPSSSSSSWFPPIAGRRR
- the zdhhc1 gene encoding palmitoyltransferase ZDHHC1 isoform X1 codes for the protein MDACAKTPNRTAPAGGVDDGRGGGGGPPACSRTNGWSWPPHPFQMLAWLLYAYFAVVGLGVLVPLLPAHWTPAGYICTGVMFACHLCTHVMAASVDPADRNVRAKSLQGPLPVLDRSKRAHVIENCHCYLCQVDVGPKSKHCSACNKCVADFDHHCRWLNNCVGSRNYKLFLYSVVSAVLGVCVLLAVSSYVLIRFFWEPDKHSRGEWARRRRRHGNCWLAKRRARSSSRSAPNRTTSPFPSAVPALAAVTGALALLACVLLCHLLLFHFYLMWNRLSTYEYIVRQRHRQDGRQTTSPDGVKHAARASGRSEGTDDSETPGYTRPQLDERRERLVGDPRAAASPFAEPNAPPTISMQHHTAQCPYAAQKKRKMGGHGAVVADAGPDARCSSERAGAWLPGPPVARPPRLHQGLPPSPPVRATAPPAEYHSDSAESLEEVPVALDKLGSLAPWRTGVFVSGASEGRMQSAPSSSSSSWFPPIAGRRR